One segment of Rubripirellula amarantea DNA contains the following:
- a CDS encoding cytochrome c oxidase subunit 3 → MSTVETVPGADEMSHDDHGHDHDHPSFLAHHFDTPEQQFDSGKLGIWLFLVTEVLFFSGMFCAYAIFRNLRPDVFEGCSQFLNTKLGAINTGVLLFSSLTMAWAVRCSQTEEHKKLTGMLAATLSCAMIFLGVKSIEYSHKWGMGLLPAGMFSYDPAHPHGTGDHPNYLLYLCLPFAIAFVGTVIWLIVSFVKGNKFQLACAKPLTVVAFSFFIGVGLGSILESGESDAHAGEHSEAAAHEHVDGENHGTEMLAASAVEDQELSVQERLASDTTNTGLMSDVTARQRQAELASGTALSDVSKVEGGISDVEGNVLTKRQAGVFFSIYYCMTGIHAIHILGGIAVLVWLLVRSVRQDFNRQYFGPVDYVGLYWHLVDLIWIYLFPLLYLIR, encoded by the coding sequence ATGTCCACGGTTGAAACTGTTCCCGGCGCAGACGAAATGTCTCACGACGATCACGGTCACGATCATGACCACCCGTCGTTCCTGGCGCACCATTTCGATACTCCCGAGCAACAATTCGACAGCGGTAAGCTGGGGATTTGGTTGTTTCTGGTCACTGAAGTTTTGTTCTTCAGTGGAATGTTTTGCGCGTACGCTATTTTCCGCAACTTACGGCCTGACGTATTCGAAGGTTGCAGCCAGTTCCTCAACACGAAGCTGGGTGCCATCAACACGGGCGTGTTGTTGTTCAGTTCGCTGACGATGGCTTGGGCGGTGCGATGTTCCCAAACGGAAGAGCATAAGAAGTTGACGGGAATGCTCGCCGCAACTCTCTCATGCGCGATGATTTTCTTGGGTGTGAAGTCAATCGAGTACTCACACAAGTGGGGCATGGGATTGCTGCCAGCAGGAATGTTCAGCTACGACCCCGCTCATCCACATGGAACCGGTGATCATCCCAACTATCTGCTTTACCTTTGCCTACCGTTTGCGATCGCGTTTGTGGGGACGGTGATTTGGTTGATCGTGTCCTTCGTAAAAGGCAATAAGTTTCAACTTGCGTGTGCAAAGCCGTTAACCGTTGTTGCGTTCAGCTTCTTTATCGGTGTTGGACTCGGCTCCATTTTGGAAAGTGGTGAATCGGATGCACATGCGGGCGAACACTCGGAAGCCGCTGCTCATGAACATGTCGATGGCGAAAATCACGGCACGGAAATGCTTGCCGCAAGTGCTGTCGAAGACCAAGAACTTTCCGTCCAAGAACGTTTGGCAAGCGACACTACTAACACTGGCTTGATGAGCGATGTTACCGCTCGTCAGCGACAAGCCGAATTAGCATCGGGCACTGCTCTTTCCGATGTTAGCAAAGTTGAAGGCGGCATTTCTGACGTTGAGGGCAATGTGTTGACCAAACGTCAAGCGGGTGTGTTCTTCAGCATCTATTACTGCATGACGGGCATTCACGCGATTCACATTCTAGGCGGCATTGCAGTCTTAGTTTGGTTGCTCGTGCGTTCGGTTCGCCAAGACTTCAATCGCCAATACTTCGGCCCGGTCGACTATGTCGGTCTGTATTGGCACTTGGTCGACTTGATTTGGATTTATCTGTTCCCCCTTCTTTACTTGATTCGCTAA
- a CDS encoding cytochrome C oxidase subunit IV family protein has translation MSAHGHSEDGHDFAHPMPVPMLLSVFFALTFLTIVTVAQASFNFGSFDVWIVMGIATIKAALVAFFFMHLAHDKPFNIIVFFGSFVFVGLFVIFTLGDSSMTSGSFEPKIDDVVPAVVEGS, from the coding sequence ATGTCTGCTCACGGTCACTCAGAAGACGGTCACGATTTCGCGCACCCCATGCCGGTGCCGATGTTGTTGAGTGTGTTCTTCGCACTTACGTTCTTGACGATCGTCACCGTAGCTCAAGCCAGCTTCAACTTTGGCAGCTTCGATGTTTGGATCGTGATGGGCATCGCCACAATTAAAGCTGCTCTGGTCGCATTTTTCTTTATGCACCTAGCACACGACAAGCCGTTCAACATCATCGTTTTCTTCGGATCGTTTGTCTTTGTTGGGCTATTTGTGATATTCACGCTCGGCGACAGCTCCATGACGTCCGGCTCATTTGAGCCAAAGATTGATGACGTCGTCCCTGCGGTCGTCGAAGGCTCCTGA
- a CDS encoding PIN/TRAM domain-containing protein: MALIILRCLFLVCAGGVSAIINAKFNQNSTSDPSVPYLVFGGIMALAFGVVVADIYMPRKRIDTISSIYFGVLVGFLLTYVASTALFPLISQPAADGSSRAGEVWPINLVIATVLCYFCTSVLLQTKDDFRFLIPYVEFVREVKGFKPLVLDTSVVIDGRIADLVGTGIFDNQLIMPRFALSELQAIADSGDKLRRTRGRRGLDVLNRMRADDDVDLIIFDRELPELAGQTVDLKLVLLAKHLEGKVVTGDYNLNKVAKLHNVPVINLNEISNALRPVYLPDETFRTKVIKAGEGPEQGVGYLDDGTMVVIEGARDRIGEELDVRVTSTLQTNAGKMIFAKFEGR, from the coding sequence ATGGCACTCATCATTCTTCGTTGCCTCTTTTTGGTGTGTGCGGGTGGCGTCTCGGCGATTATCAACGCCAAGTTCAACCAGAACTCAACATCCGACCCATCGGTGCCTTACTTGGTATTCGGTGGCATCATGGCCTTGGCATTCGGCGTGGTGGTGGCCGACATCTACATGCCGCGGAAGCGAATCGACACGATATCGTCCATTTACTTCGGTGTTCTCGTAGGCTTCTTGCTGACCTACGTTGCCTCGACTGCATTGTTTCCCTTGATTTCACAACCTGCGGCAGACGGATCAAGTCGTGCCGGCGAGGTGTGGCCGATCAACTTAGTGATCGCAACGGTGCTCTGTTATTTCTGTACCAGTGTTCTGCTGCAAACTAAGGACGACTTTCGATTCCTGATCCCGTACGTTGAATTCGTCCGTGAGGTCAAAGGGTTCAAGCCGTTGGTGCTTGATACCAGTGTCGTGATCGACGGACGGATTGCAGATCTGGTCGGGACCGGAATTTTTGATAATCAATTGATCATGCCGCGCTTCGCATTAAGCGAATTACAGGCGATCGCGGATAGTGGCGACAAGTTGCGTCGAACGCGTGGACGTCGCGGTTTGGATGTGCTCAACCGCATGCGAGCGGATGATGACGTTGATTTAATAATTTTTGATCGTGAGTTGCCTGAGCTTGCCGGGCAGACTGTCGATTTGAAGCTGGTGCTACTGGCTAAGCACTTGGAAGGCAAAGTTGTCACAGGTGACTACAACCTCAATAAGGTCGCCAAACTACACAACGTTCCGGTAATCAACCTTAACGAAATTAGCAACGCGTTGCGGCCGGTTTACTTGCCCGACGAAACCTTCCGTACCAAGGTTATTAAGGCCGGCGAAGGGCCTGAGCAAGGCGTTGGCTACCTCGATGACGGCACCATGGTTGTGATCGAAGGAGCTCGGGATCGGATCGGGGAAGAACTCGACGTCCGGGTTACCAGCACGCTGCAAACCAATGCCGGCAAAATGATCTTCGCCAAGTTCGAAGGTCGGTAA